A DNA window from Streptomyces canus contains the following coding sequences:
- a CDS encoding type II toxin-antitoxin system Phd/YefM family antitoxin — protein sequence MSITASEARKALFPLIKKVNDDHEAIEIVSKHGNAVLVSAEDYAALREGSYLLRSPANARRLLKAYENALSNINVSERELIDPDAADPAEGAA from the coding sequence ATGTCGATAACTGCGAGTGAAGCCCGCAAGGCTCTCTTTCCGCTGATCAAGAAGGTCAACGACGATCACGAGGCCATTGAGATCGTGTCCAAGCATGGCAACGCCGTACTTGTCTCGGCAGAGGACTATGCGGCGCTGCGCGAGGGCTCGTACCTGCTGCGCTCGCCTGCGAACGCACGGCGCCTGCTCAAGGCGTACGAGAATGCTCTGAGCAACATCAATGTCTCGGAGCGCGAGCTGATTGATCCCGATGCGGCGGATCCTGCCGAGGGTGCTGCGTGA